A stretch of the bacterium SCSIO 12827 genome encodes the following:
- a CDS encoding nitroreductase family protein yields the protein MPFRNDLFLGRFGLNPRFEDTDLLLDEPVSRMIGRRVCRHYGREEVTDGMLETLLAAAQSAPAKSDLQQYAIVVTDKDQQQAISDMIGSMPWIADASRFLVFCADMHRGQRIAEMRGKEHVNNTLDTFMNAAVDASLAMMSFITAAGFKGLGTCPVSAVRAHTADICELLGLPKGVYPVAGLTVGYPTDDGRFTLRLPPSVVVHHGKYDDSALETELKAYDARRNKLQPIAPEKQMHQDDFGVSDDYGWTENTARRLAKRERADFGAFIRSHGFDLE from the coding sequence ATGCCGTTTCGTAACGACCTGTTCCTGGGCCGGTTTGGCCTCAATCCCCGGTTTGAAGACACCGATCTTCTGCTGGATGAGCCCGTGTCGCGCATGATCGGCCGCCGGGTGTGCCGCCATTACGGTCGGGAAGAGGTCACCGACGGGATGCTGGAAACCCTGCTGGCGGCGGCGCAGTCCGCCCCCGCCAAGTCGGACCTGCAGCAATACGCCATCGTCGTCACCGACAAGGATCAGCAGCAGGCCATTTCCGACATGATCGGCTCCATGCCCTGGATCGCCGATGCCTCGCGCTTTCTGGTGTTCTGTGCCGATATGCATCGGGGCCAGCGCATCGCCGAGATGCGCGGCAAGGAACACGTCAACAATACCCTCGATACCTTCATGAACGCGGCCGTGGATGCGTCGCTGGCCATGATGTCCTTCATCACCGCCGCCGGGTTCAAGGGGCTGGGCACCTGTCCGGTGTCGGCCGTGCGCGCCCATACGGCCGATATTTGTGAATTGCTGGGCCTGCCCAAGGGGGTTTATCCCGTGGCCGGGCTGACGGTGGGCTACCCCACCGACGACGGGCGCTTTACCCTGCGCCTGCCGCCTTCGGTCGTGGTGCATCACGGTAAATATGACGATTCGGCCCTGGAGACGGAATTGAAGGCCTATGACGCGCGCCGCAACAAGCTGCAGCCGATCGCGCCGGAAAAACAGATGCACCAGGACGATTTCGGCGTTTCCGACGACTACGGCTGGACCGAGAACACGGCCCGCCGGCTGGCCAAGCGGGAACGCGCGGATTTCGGGGCGTTTATCCGATCCCACGGCTTCGATCTGGAATAG
- a CDS encoding alpha/beta hydrolase: MFDGFEMKRMAGDGAEINLRIGGPDGDGVPAVLMIHGYPQTHIIWRHLAPKLAKTHRVVCPDLRGYGDSSCPPTDDRHMPYSKRAMARDLVKVMADLGHETFAVVSHDRGARVGHRMAMDFPDIVTRLCSLDVVPTGSVWQRANKNWAMGSFHWLFLAQPYPKPETLIGHDPDFWLTWLLESWSADMAAFGEGALDDYKRAHRNPDVIHANCEDYRAGATIDDDLDRADLDAGNKMRCPVLALWGGARKAGGPKTDGKVSALDVWGEWADEVKGGPLPCGHFLAEEAPDAVWAELAPFLGVGA; the protein is encoded by the coding sequence ATGTTCGACGGTTTCGAAATGAAACGCATGGCGGGTGATGGCGCCGAGATCAACCTGCGGATCGGCGGCCCGGACGGTGACGGCGTTCCCGCCGTCCTCATGATTCACGGCTATCCTCAAACTCATATCATCTGGCGGCATCTGGCGCCGAAGCTGGCGAAAACCCATCGCGTCGTCTGCCCGGACCTGCGCGGCTACGGCGACAGTTCCTGCCCGCCGACGGACGACCGCCACATGCCCTATTCCAAACGCGCCATGGCCCGCGATCTGGTCAAGGTCATGGCGGACCTGGGGCATGAGACCTTCGCCGTGGTCAGTCACGACCGGGGGGCCAGGGTCGGCCACCGCATGGCCATGGATTTCCCGGACATCGTCACGCGGCTCTGTTCCCTCGACGTCGTGCCCACGGGTAGCGTGTGGCAACGCGCCAACAAGAACTGGGCCATGGGCTCGTTCCATTGGTTGTTCCTGGCGCAGCCTTATCCCAAACCGGAAACCCTGATCGGCCATGATCCGGATTTCTGGCTGACATGGTTGCTGGAAAGCTGGTCGGCGGACATGGCAGCCTTCGGCGAGGGCGCCTTGGATGACTACAAGCGCGCCCACCGCAATCCCGATGTCATCCACGCCAATTGCGAGGATTACCGCGCGGGCGCCACCATCGACGACGATCTTGACCGCGCCGATCTGGACGCCGGCAACAAGATGCGCTGCCCCGTGCTGGCCCTTTGGGGCGGGGCGCGGAAGGCCGGCGGGCCGAAGACCGATGGCAAGGTCTCGGCCCTCGACGTTTGGGGCGAATGGGCCGACGAGGTCAAGGGCGGACCACTGCCCTGCGGCCATTTCCTGGCCGAGGAAGCCCCCGATGCCGTCTGGGCCGAACTGGCGCCGTTTCTCGGCGTCGGCGCTTAA
- a CDS encoding NAD-dependent epimerase/dehydratase family protein produces MSILVTGAAGFIGFHTSQALLARGEKVIGIDNFNDYYDVALKENRAARLLAQEGFSMVRADISEREAMEQTFARHPDITGIIHLAAQAGVRYSLINPYSYTKSNVEGHLVLMEAARKLKDLKHFVYASSSSVYGANTKLPFSVEDPVEHPVSLYAATKRSMELLSESYARMYGLPLTGLRFFTVYGPWGRPDMAAYIFTKKIIAGEPIPVFNHGQMRRDFTFIDDIVGGILGVLATTPQSPDGTPHRIYNLGNNRSEQLMRFIEVLEGSLQRKAEIDFQPLQPGDVAETYADIDASVRDFGFNPLTPIEQGIPRFIDWYKDYHGV; encoded by the coding sequence ATGAGTATTCTGGTTACCGGTGCTGCCGGCTTTATCGGCTTTCATACCTCGCAGGCGCTGCTGGCGCGGGGCGAGAAGGTGATCGGCATCGACAACTTCAATGACTATTACGACGTTGCGCTGAAGGAAAACCGCGCCGCGCGCCTGCTGGCCCAGGAAGGCTTTTCCATGGTGCGCGCCGATATTTCCGAGCGCGAGGCGATGGAACAGACCTTCGCACGCCATCCCGACATCACCGGGATCATCCATCTGGCGGCCCAGGCGGGGGTGCGTTATTCGCTGATCAATCCCTATTCCTATACGAAGTCCAACGTCGAAGGCCATCTGGTGCTGATGGAGGCCGCGCGCAAGCTGAAGGACCTGAAGCATTTCGTCTATGCGTCCTCGTCTTCGGTCTACGGCGCAAATACCAAGCTGCCGTTCTCGGTCGAGGATCCGGTCGAACATCCGGTGTCGCTCTACGCCGCGACCAAGCGGTCCATGGAACTGCTGTCGGAAAGCTATGCCCGCATGTACGGCCTGCCGTTGACGGGCCTGCGCTTCTTCACGGTCTACGGCCCCTGGGGCCGGCCCGACATGGCCGCTTATATCTTCACCAAGAAGATCATCGCGGGCGAGCCGATCCCCGTGTTCAACCACGGTCAGATGCGCCGCGACTTCACCTTCATCGACGACATCGTCGGCGGCATCCTGGGTGTTCTGGCGACCACGCCGCAAAGCCCCGACGGCACGCCGCACCGGATTTACAATCTGGGCAACAACCGTTCGGAACAACTCATGCGCTTCATCGAAGTGCTGGAAGGCTCCCTGCAGCGCAAGGCGGAAATCGACTTTCAGCCGCTGCAACCGGGCGACGTGGCGGAAACCTATGCGGATATCGATGCGTCGGTCCGCGATTTCGGGTTTAATCCCCTGACCCCGATCGAGCAGGGGATTCCCCGCTTCATCGACTGGTACAAGGATTACCACGGGGTCTGA